From one Dermacentor silvarum isolate Dsil-2018 chromosome 3, BIME_Dsil_1.4, whole genome shotgun sequence genomic stretch:
- the LOC119445298 gene encoding innexin inx2, which produces MSLVNLFGGLRRLLRRRHVHIDNCVFRLHWLVTSSLLIAFSLLVSARQYVGDPIECVPPTSDFPMDVLNTYCWIHSTFTMPTALDKRVGLDVPHPGVDNSGGADRRYTAYYQWVAFTLFLQAVFFYIPYYLWKNWEGGLLEVITMGMHVAIMEEKDRSHKKRVLTEYLHRHMRHHRLYALKYIFCEFLSFVNVVGQMFFMDKFLGGEFWNYGVQVVQFTLTDQEERRDPMIYVFPRMTKCIFHSFGSSGDVQRHDSLCILPLNVVNEKVYVFLWFWFVTLLVLTTVVFVGRLVILAVPKLRFQVLKSRSPLLNSDDLRTLAQSADAGDAFLFYMLAQNLDPLVYKEVVADLTVVMNQKSSEDRSPLNAI; this is translated from the coding sequence ATGTCCCTGGTGAACCTGTTTGGCGGCCTTCGGCGCCTTCTGCGCCGGAGGCACGTGCACATCGACAACTGCGTCTTCAGGCTCCACTGGCTGGTCACGTCGTCGCTGCTGATCGCCTTCAGCCTGCTGGTCTCGGCGCGCCAGTATGTGGGCGACCCGATCGAGTGCGTGCCACCGACGAGCGACTTCCCGATGGACGTGCTCAACACGTACTGCTGGATCCACTCGACCTTCACCATGCCAACGGCGCTCGACAAGCGTGTCGGGCTGGACGTGCCGCACCCGGGCGTCGACAACTCGGGTGGTGCCGATCGCCGCTACACCGCCTACTACCAGTGGGTGGCCTTCACGCTGTTCTTGCAGGCGGTGTTCTTCTACATTCCCTACTACCTGTGGAAGAACTGGGAAGGAGGCCTCCTCGAGGTCATCACCATGGGGATGCACGTCGCGATCATGGAGGAGAAGGACCGCAGTCACAAGAAGCGAGTGCTCACCGAGTACCTGCACAGGCACATGCGCCACCACAGGCTGTACGCGCTCAAGTACATATTCTGCGAATTTCTCAGCTTCGTCAACGTCGTCGGGCAGATGTTCTTTATGGACAAGTTTCTCGGCGGCGAGTTCTGGAACTACGGCGTCCAGGTTGTCCAGTTCACGCTCACCGACCAAGAGGAGAGGCGCGACCCCATGATCTACGTCTTCCCGCGAATGACCAAGTGCATCTTCCACTCCTTCGGCTCTTCGGGAGACGTGCAAAGGCACGACTCCCTGTGTATCCTGCCGCTGAATGTGGTCAACGAGAAAGTGTACGTTTTCCTGTGGTTCTGGTTTGTGACGCTACTAGTGCTCACCACGGTGGTGTTCGTGGGCCGGCTCGTGATCCTTGCAGTGCCCAAGTTGCGCTTCCAGGTGTTAAAGTCGAGGAGCCCGCTACTAAACTCGGACGACCTGCGGACGTTGGCGCAGTCCGCAGACGCTGGCGACGCCTTCCTTTTTTATATGCTCGCACAGAATCTCGACCCCCTGGTGTACAAGGAGGTAGTGGCAGATCTGACGGTTGTTATGAACCAAAAGTCAAGTGAGGACAGATCACCGCTCAACGCGATTTGA